Genomic DNA from Ictidomys tridecemlineatus isolate mIctTri1 chromosome 6, mIctTri1.hap1, whole genome shotgun sequence:
CACACAAAATGTGCTGATTTCCCCATGTTCCATCAGCAATGGAGAAAGAGGACAGGGCAGGAGCATAGAGATTTCTTTTCTCAGGCCCAGGTCTATGAAAACAATGGCCAAGTGTTAGTGCTTAACAGAGCTACAGATGGTACATAACCTGGCTAACCCTCTGGAGTCTGGGAGCATGTCCAAGAACTCTTTTCTATTTAAGATGGGGAGGGAAATCCCAAGGGAGAGGGTAGGGAGGGAGCAAGACAAGCACAAGAACCTGTCTCACTTTAGGCAGGGCTGAGCTGCTCTCTCTTAGTTTGGGACACCCACTTCcccaacatgtggttcttacccagTGTTACTTGCTGAACTGGAAAGAATAGACCCCATGGTCTGAGGGCGTATCCACTGCCACTTGATTCTGTTGGCTGCTGTTCTCCTGTAACATAGCCAGGAAGGAGAGTCATCTTATGTGTTCTTTTCCTCAGCTCCCTCCAAACCAGTCTAGATAAAACCCACCCAAAGCTGAAAGGCCTCTCCAGACCACCCATTCACAACACACACCACCTCAGCACTGAAAGGAATGTAAAACACAACAGGCACTTTGGAAAAAACTTCAGAAgttcttctatgttcaaaacAGCCTGCCTTCCTCCCAATGCACACTAGTCAATTCAAGGGAGCATCCTGGTATTAACTACCAGCTGGCCCAAGGGCCTCACTCATGAACACACACTAAGTCTTTTCTTCTTGCACTCTTCATATAGCTACCAGTTACTTGTGAACACAGAAACAGCATCATTGTGAAAGGAACAATTGACAGGGGAAGATCTGTCTCTGTCATTGTCCTATCTTCACTCCAAAAAAGTAACTCTTACCTCAACTGAAACATTGGAAGAAGGCACAGGGGTGTACTCTTACCTCAACTGAAACATTGGAAGAAGGCACAGGGGTGTACTGTGAGATGTAAGCTCCTTGCATAGCTGCAGCCGTTGGCATATACTAGAAGAAAAACATCAACCAGCTAGAGCAATGATTCTTGTTACATTTAAAGCACCTGGggacagggctggagttgtggctcagtggtagagcggcttgcctggcacatgtgaggccctgggttcggtcctcagcactgcatataaataaaattaaaagataaagcaCCCGGGGGATTTTTTAAGATATTGAGGCCTGTGTTCTATCTCCAAAGAGTCAATTCAGTTGGTCTGGGCCTGGCTTCTTGTAGGCACTCTGGTAGTGGCTTAGACACACTTCCACCAATTTGACCTTCTTTCTTCCACTCCTCTGTCCCAACTGCCTACTTCTGTTTCCCCAGCACACTGCATTCCCTGCCCTTTAGCCCTGCTGTGCATCAAGTCCCAGAAAACCCAAGGTGCTTCATCTGCTCTTTCTGTTACTATTTTGATAAGGATTTCTAGGAAATGTGTCTTAACTCTTAAATTAATACACACatagaaacattttagttttgtaACAAGGAAGCAGTTAAAAGGGGTAGTCTGGGGAGCAAAATGACTGCATTCCTGGCTTATGCAtcattatttttgtagtttatttccAATTCTGAGTGCACCCTCAATGACACTGAAGTGACTCTATCATTCATAAGTATCTATGCTGAAGAATACTGCACAGGTTCTCCTTGCAGGAGTTAATAAGCAGAAATACCCGGCTTTACCGTGCCTGTGGTGCTGAGCGAGAGGTGGCCCAGTTGCTGGGTAAGAGGCCCCATCATGGAGGCAGGCTGAAGAGAAATGGGGTGATCCATCCCTGGTGTCAGAACTGAACCCTGGAGGCAACAACAAAGGAAAAGAGTTAGTTGGCAGCATCCTGTGAGGTTACCCAAGGCAGTAATAATGAAGGGACTGCTGaagacagatatttttaaatactgggaATTAAAAGCCATAGTGAGCAGCAACCAAGCCATATAACAGGAAAAGGCACTCTGCCCATCAGTCTGGAGGGACACTTATCTAAGAACAACACTCAGAGAATTTAAGGGCTGCACAAGGTACTGAGCCAGAACTCACACCCACATCTCCTGTCATCAAAGCCCTTTGCTTTTCTTTACATCAAATTGCCTCTTTTGCTTCTGCCCACTTCTGAACACTCACTGAAGGCTGCATGAGGTATGACTGGTGGTGCATCCAAGATGGGTTAGGTAATTGTAGAGGAGATGTCTGAGTCACTCTCTGATGtaagcaaaaacaaacagaaatgttAACTGCCTAGAAACTATTGTTCAATGATCTGATAATAATTATCAATGATCTGATAATGTTTAGCAAAGTTCCCCAAAAATGTCCCCCTCAGAGCATAGAAACATTAAtaaaagctgttttaaaaatattaataactcaTAACTATTCAATAAATAGCCTGattaaaaattggcaaaagagctggatgtggtggtgcacacctgggatcccagcggctcaggaagctgagataggaggatcaagagttcaaagccagcctcagcaagggtgacACActaaagcaacttaatgagatcctgtctctaaataaaatacaaaaatagggctggggatgtggctcagtggtcaagtgcccctgagttcaatccctggtaccaaaaaacaaaacaaaacaaaaatggcaaaGGATTTGGAAAGACATACGCAATAGAAGGTGCACAAATGATAGTAAGCACATGAAAGAGgtgcaaaagcaaataaaaaacacaatggTGCACCACCACACAAACCCAGGAGAATGGCTCTAATTAAAAAGATAAGTGTTTTACATGGatgttgaaatataaaatgatgcaaTCACTTAGGAAAATACTTCAGCAGTTcctaaaaaagttaaacatagggATACTATGTAGCTCAGCAATTCTACTCCCAGGTTCATGCCCaagtgaaatgaaaacatatgtacCCCCTAAAAAATCTATCTAGGAATGTTCATAGCAATATTATTCATACTAGCTAGAAATACTTCAAATGGCCATCGACTGATaaatgataaatggataaacaagatgtggtatatccatgcaatgaaatatttttcagccAAAAAATGAATGAGATATTGATGCATGTTAAAACATGGATGAAACGtaaaaacatgctaagtgaaagaaacacCAAACACAACAGATGACTTCATTTGTATGAAGTGTTCAGCACAGGCAATTCTACAGACACAGAAAATGTTTTAtagccaggtgccatggtgcatgcctatgatctCAGTGACTagagaggttgaagcaggagctcaagttcaaggccagtcttggcaatttagtaaaaccttgtctcaaaaaaaataattaattaattaattaaaataaaaaggactggggatgtagctcagtggtagagcactcctggattcaactccagtaccacatacacatacacaaaaagaatgaatattataGGTTGCCAGGGCATTTTAATTCAACAGGAAAAGGATacattatttaataatttggTGCTGGGACTAAATTAAAATTctggagaaaaatataaaaggactcATATCTTgtaccatacacaaaaataagtTCCTGattattaaacttttttaaaaaaatatttcttttttttagattagATGGacatataatacctttattttatttgtttttatttttatgtggtgccaggaatcgaacccagtgcctaactcCTGCcgggtaagcgctctaccactgagccacaaccccagccccatgattacACATTAAgtgtaaaacaataaaataaaatcctggaGATCACACATACAATATAGTGTACTATAAAagcatgccactgcacccagctaatactttttaaattaagacacgaaatttaaaagctataaaagagagagagcaggcataatggcacatgcctgtaatcccagcaatttagaaggctgaggcaagcttaagtccagcctcagcaatttagtgaggccctaagcatcttaggaagactctgcctcaaaataaaaagggctggggatgtagctcagtggtaaagtatcctgggttcaatctacagtgctaaaataatgataataataataacacagagggttttttgtttgtttggtttttggttcagggaattgaacccaggggtgcttaatcactgagcccaatccctaacctttttttattttgagatagggtcttgctatttGTTAGGGCCTACATTGCTGAGGTAGTCTTGAATTtgtgctcctcctgtctcagccttctgagtcgctgggattaccaTGTGTGTATCACCATGCCCGGCCAGAGATGTTTAATAATAGGCAAACTTAAAAACTTTCATATGGCAAAAACTAATGATTCCCACAGTATGGTCCATGAACCATCCAACAGTAGGAGCAGCAGGAGAATCACCTGgggacttgttagaaatgcatgTTCTTTCCTTCCCTGCTAGATTGACAGAACAGAAAACTCTGAGTCTGGTGCCTAGGTTTTAGAGAGTTCTCTAAATGACCCAGAGAACACAGTTAAAGTCTTAGGGCCACAAAATCAACAGAGAAAGAATAAGCtcggaaaaaaatatttttaactaaggTAACATTCTGAGAATATTTAAATCAAGAGTTTGTATAAATTGATGGGGAAAAGACAAATAACCAAATAGAAAAATGCGCAAAACAGAAGAACAGCAATCAGAGAAGGGCAAATCAAAATATGACAAGCAAAAAATTCACTTGcagtcaaagaaatgaaaattaaagtaacAATGTATTCTGCACTCATCAATACAAGAAACACTTTTCCAAAGCAGATAGCTATGGTTAGAGAAAAATGGTGATGGAAACATTGCTGATAGAAACCTGAATTGACACAGCTTTTGTAGAAAGCAATCTGGCAACCTGGATAAATCTGAAAATCCATACACTGTTCAACCTAGCAAGTGCTTTCCTGAGACTCTAGCTCCCAGAAATGAATGCACCCAGAGGAATACAGGTACAAGACTGCTTCCAAAGCATTATTTGTAGCAGCAAAactgaatgtaaattaatatcCTTCACTGGGATAGAGTAGAAGAATTCTGGGATGAAATATAAGgcaatcatttaaaaagaaataattagagCAAAGGATCTCAACGTCAACTACAGTAGAATCATCTGGAAGGCTTGTTAAAATCCAcattttttgggggctggggatgtggctcaagcggtagcgcgctcgcctggcatgcgtgcggcccgggttcgatcctcagcaccacataccaacaaagatgttgtgtccgccgagaactaaaaaataaataaatactaaaaattctctctctctcctctctcctctatctcactctctctttaaaaaaaaaaaaaaaaaaaaaaaatccacatttttgTTGGGCCTTATTCTCAGAGTTTCTAATTCTGTAGATCTGGAGTAGAGTTCAAAAATTCATATTTCTATAAGTTCCCAGGTAATGCCAAAAGTGCAGGgacagggaccacactttgagaatcatTTGTCTAACATATTaggtgagaaaaatataaaataaaaatatatttaatatggtctgatttttaataaaatacacaacTCCCCAAACcctacacatatgtgtatgttcGCATGAAGAAAAATATGGGAAATGCTATACAAAAGGAAATCAACAAGGGTTTACTTGTGGCGGTGGTGAAAAGAGTAAGAGGATGCCTCTAAACGGTGTGTTCACACAGACATAAATgctgtttacacacacacacacacacacacacagatcagTTTATACTTTTatgtaacattatttttatgtagtttatagaaagaaaaaaacaagttattTCTCATTTCTCACCTTACATTCCTTCACCTAAAACACATGGTAGGGAAAATCACCACTCCATTTTTTTGGGAGTGAACGTACCTGATAAGACGACACAGGAGATGAAAGATATGGGGAGAGTGCAGACTGAGCCAGCATCCTGTTGGGGGTGATGTTATAAGGGGCTGGGTAAAACCTGTAGGAAGGAACCTTACTCAGTAAAAAGTCACAGGAAACCCCAAGGTCCACTGATGAAAGCACAGCCACTTCCCACTAATTGCTATTTGAAAATCAAGATGAAATATCCACAGGCCAGGGTCATTTTCAGGTGGCTCCATTATGTAAAAGACACTTACCCATTCTGAAGAGCTGTGGTGGGGTCATAAGTCAAGGCCATACCACCCTATAAGGAAAGAACACAGAATTCATACTGTGAACCTTTGGGTAAGAACAGGAACAAAACCAGAATGCCAAGGCTGcggatgtttttaaaaagttcaactaATTAAATTCTGGACAAGTCCCACTACAACTGCTGAGTTGTTCCAACTGTAAAGGCTGCAGAACCCCACTCACTCAAGACCCACACTTGAGATTTTGTTAAGCCATCAGCATTTCTCATTTACACCCTAGAGCTCTCAAGCTGGCCACCTAAGCTCACAGAAATTAAACTATAGTAATTTCCATTCCACTTTAATGTCCTTAGTAAACCTGTTTTCAGGGACCTCTTACCATGTCTCCACTCCTTGGCCAGGCCCGTCCATTTTGCACAAATTTTCCTTGGTTCTGTCGTTTCTTTGGCCCACCGTCAGCAAATTTACAAAGCAAGGGATCAGACGGGGCTGGCAAaacagaaagcagacaggcagctgaGTCTCACCTCAATGAGCAGACATACTCATGCAAAACTCCTCCAGAATCTTAACTGGAAGGAACAACATTTGGCTCTCAACCTGATTCCCAGATGCCTCACCTGGTACTCCAGGGGGAGTCTTAATATATTTTCCATTAAAGTGGGTGATGATAGCTTCACACTTCTCTGTGGACTCCATCCTAAGAAGCACAAGAGGGGTTAGGCTCTAGCTTCTCCAAGATCTGTGCTCTCTACACATTCAAAGAGAATGCCCTAAGTTTCCCAAAAGTTCAAAAGTTACGACTATAAAAACATAAGAGTTTCTGCAGCTTATGCAACATCTAAGGAAGATCCTCTCAACCATCTCCTGCAAGGAATCCTAAAATAGTGGAGGTCTTCAAGCTATTAATATTCCAAAAAAGACTCTAATTGGGATTGGAATGGGGCTCagtcagtgatagagtgcttgcctagcacgaacAAGGACCTGGATTTGATCCCAAGCACtgctaaaaaaaaaccaaaaaaacgaTACTGACAAATGAGCCTATTATTGTGTCTGGCACcaaaataagaatataagaaatagTAGCTGttaaattactatttttaatttttagcagtactggggattgaactcagggctctaCCATCACTAAGTTATGTCTCCAACCCCcccttttttggtattggagattaaaacaggggtgctttaccactgagctacagcccaagtcctttttgagacagggtcttgctaaattgcccaggctggtctcaaacttgtgatcctcctacctgaggcatgcaccactgttcataactttttttttttttccttgagattcaggagcactctacttctgagacATATCCAcagtgcttttttattttgtcacaggGTTTGGGATTATCACCAAGGCaggtgccaccacatctggctagactttattattttttatcataaaatcCTAATggaagctgggcacaatggcaagtgcctgtaatccctgtggctcaggaggtcgaggcaggaggactgcaagatcaaagccagccttagcaaaggcaaggcgctaagcaattcagggagaccctgtctctagtaaaacacaaaattgggctggggatgtggctcagtggttgagtgcccctgagttcaatccctggtacccccccaaaataaaaaatcctaaTGAACATTGTTCTTTATATTAAGGAAACTGTACAAGCTAAGATTTTGCAATACTTATTTTTTGCTTCTGGTTATAACTATTGAGGCCCACTTAGCTACTGTTGACATTATTAAGATTTTAGGAATCTGTTAATAAAGGGCTCATGGTCCATAGTAATAGGAGAAGGAATACTGGGAACTACTAGGCTGAAGTTTCTTTCTGGGCAACGAGGACTGAGTAAGGGATAAGAACATCTAGATATTAGCACAAGTTTACCACCCTGAACTCTGTCAGAACATTCCAAAAAACCCTCTGGACCCATTCCTTATTGTGCTTTAGAGACAATCAAAGTCAATCAGTGCTGTATAGATTGATTGagataatatattgtatatagatgtgttctaaaaattataaggGCCTATATATTGTTTCTTCACCTACTACCACATTTAAATTAAGTCAGTACTTTCTATGACAATAACCACTAAAAACAttaatcattaatttaaaaagggctgaggatatagttcagtggtaaaatatccCTGGATTAAATCTTCAGcaccaaaaatgtaaataaaaggcCTCAGATGGAACCTTTCAGGGAAAACCATTTTTAGAG
This window encodes:
- the Rbms2 gene encoding RNA-binding motif, single-stranded-interacting protein 2 isoform X2, translating into MLLSVTSRPGISTFGYNKNNKKPYVSLAHQMAPPSPSNSTPNSSNGSNGNDQLSKTNLYIRGLQPGTTDQDLVKLCQPYGKIVSTKAILDKTTNKCKGYGFVDFDSPSAAQKAVTALKASGIQAQMAKQQEQDPTNLYISNLPLSMDEQELEGMLKPFGQVISTRILRDTSGISRGVGFARMESTEKCEAIITHFNGKYIKTPPGVPAPSDPLLCKFADGGPKKRQNQGKFVQNGRAWPRSGDMGGMALTYDPTTALQNGFYPAPYNITPNRMLAQSALSPYLSSPVSSYQGSVLTPGMDHPISLQPASMMGPLTQQLGHLSLSTTGTYMPTAAAMQGAYISQYTPVPSSNVSVEENSSQQNQVAVDTPSDHGVYSFQFSK
- the Rbms2 gene encoding RNA-binding motif, single-stranded-interacting protein 2 isoform X1, which gives rise to MLLSVTSRPGISTFGYNKNNKKPYVSLAHQMAPPSPSNSTPNSSNGSNGNDQLSKTNLYIRGLQPGTTDQDLVKLCQPYGKIVSTKAILDKTTNKCKGYGFVDFDSPSAAQKAVTALKASGIQAQMAKQQEQDPTNLYISNLPLSMDEQELEGMLKPFGQVISTRILRDTSGISRGVGFARMESTEKCEAIITHFNGKYIKTPPGVPAPSDPLLCKFADGGPKKRQNQGKFVQNGRAWPRSGDMGGMALTYDPTTALQNGFYPAPYNITPNRMLAQSALSPYLSSPVSSYQRVTQTSPLQLPNPSWMHHQSYLMQPSGSVLTPGMDHPISLQPASMMGPLTQQLGHLSLSTTGTYMPTAAAMQGAYISQYTPVPSSNVSVEENSSQQNQVAVDTPSDHGVYSFQFSK
- the Rbms2 gene encoding RNA-binding motif, single-stranded-interacting protein 2 isoform X3, which codes for MAPPSPSNSTPNSSNGSNGNDQLSKTNLYIRGLQPGTTDQDLVKLCQPYGKIVSTKAILDKTTNKCKGYGFVDFDSPSAAQKAVTALKASGIQAQMAKQQEQDPTNLYISNLPLSMDEQELEGMLKPFGQVISTRILRDTSGISRGVGFARMESTEKCEAIITHFNGKYIKTPPGVPAPSDPLLCKFADGGPKKRQNQGKFVQNGRAWPRSGDMGGMALTYDPTTALQNGFYPAPYNITPNRMLAQSALSPYLSSPVSSYQRVTQTSPLQLPNPSWMHHQSYLMQPSGSVLTPGMDHPISLQPASMMGPLTQQLGHLSLSTTGTYMPTAAAMQGAYISQYTPVPSSNVSVEENSSQQNQVAVDTPSDHGVYSFQFSK